The DNA segment ATGCTTTCTCAGCGTCAGGCTGTGGTTTCATGTCTTAAGTGGAATAACATAGTGATGTAAAGGAAGTGATCCATGTTCCAAAGAATTCACCGTGTCATTCCTTTAAGAAACAAAAGCTTCCTGCACATGTGAAATAATTCACTGTATAAAAGTAGGCCTTTGGGGAATGGAGGGGGGTGCTACTCGAGCTTTTGTCTACAGCTGCTCAGAAGTGTGGGCAGTGGGCTCGGGAGTTGCTGGCCAAGGTCTCCCTTTCCCATGGTCTCCCCATCGCCCTCGGCAGCTGGCCACCACTGCACTGTACTTCACATACTCGGCACTTGAGGAAGAGATGGACCGGAACAAGGACCACCCGGCCTTTGCCCCCTTGTACTTCCCCTCGGAGCTGCACCGGAAGGCGGCGCTGATCAAGGACATGGAGTATTTCTATGGTGAGGACTGGGAGGAGCAGGTGCAGTGCTCCGAGGCCACCCGAAAGTACGTGGAGCGGATCCACTGTGTGGGGCAGAATGAACCAGAGCTGCTGGTGGCCCACGCCTACACCCGCTACATGGGGGACCTCTCAGGGGGCCAGGTGCTGAAAAAGGTGGCCCAGCGGGCCCTGAAACTCCCCAGCACAGGGGAAGGGACCCAGTTCTACCTGTTTGAGAATGTGGACAATGCACAGCAGTTCAAGCAGTTCTACCGGGCCAGGATGAACGCCCTGGACCTGAACCTGAAGACCAAAGAGAAGATTGTGGAGGAGGCCAACAAGGCCTTCGAGTACAACATGCAGGTACTGCCAGGGGTCAGGCGGGAAAGGGCCTCTGACCGCGGGGGGCCGCTGTGGGTCTGCCTGAATGGACATCAGTGCACTAGGACAGAGGGGCTGCCCAAATGGGCATCAGTGCACTAGGACAGGAGCTACAGCCTGCCCGAGAGAAAGTCAAGGGACCAAACAGGCCAGAGAGCACTAACCCAGTCATAGCTCTGCCTTGTTTGATAGCCTGTGTGTTGTGTTTTGGGAAGGCGAGTCCCCAGCACATTGAGGGGTTGGGAAGGAGAGagccatctccctccctctcaccccagGATTCTGGTCTTAAGGAATGGGTTTCCCCCTTTTTAGCGAGGATTGCTATGAGAAGTCCTACTTGATAAGTTCAGGGAGAGAACCAAGGAGAGTGAGAATGACTCAGTTTACAAGTAGCTGTTAGATGGGCCCAAGTCTGGGGAGGCTGATTCTGTGTCCAGAGCCCAGGCCCAGCCCTCAGCACCAGAAAGTTGCCACGGGAGGTG comes from the Delphinus delphis chromosome 15, mDelDel1.2, whole genome shotgun sequence genome and includes:
- the HMOX2 gene encoding heme oxygenase 2 — its product is MSAELETSEGVDEPEKKSSGAPEKENHTRMADLSELLKEGTKEAHDRAENTQFVKDFLKGNIRKELFKLATTALYFTYSALEEEMDRNKDHPAFAPLYFPSELHRKAALIKDMEYFYGEDWEEQVQCSEATRKYVERIHCVGQNEPELLVAHAYTRYMGDLSGGQVLKKVAQRALKLPSTGEGTQFYLFENVDNAQQFKQFYRARMNALDLNLKTKEKIVEEANKAFEYNMQIFSELDQAGSLLAKETLEDGLPVHDGKGDVRKCPYYAAKQDKGALEGSSCPFRTVLAVLSKPSLQFILAASVALAAGLLAWYYM